The Candidatus Tanganyikabacteria bacterium genome window below encodes:
- a CDS encoding ZIP family metal transporter encodes MIAALATAFTIAGGSLPLSKRELPHRHLSWLVAFSAGIILSAGLLSMLREAGELLPGGQSLVWAGAGFLALYLLERITIIHSCHDEECEREAGSLVHEGDHPRATQAGVALWGIGFHGMIDGFALAVSTESHNVALTLIVAVGVLLHSFPTGMSLAALMLYGGIERRAAWRILVAIASMAIVGAGIGLQIQNPALASLVGGGVFAPESGLLGAALAFSAGNFIYIATGDLLPEAHRNRSDYGVPFSVVAGFAVNYVAFLLVAH; translated from the coding sequence ATGATCGCCGCCCTGGCCACCGCGTTCACCATCGCGGGCGGCTCGTTGCCCCTCTCCAAGCGAGAATTGCCGCACCGCCACCTGTCCTGGCTCGTGGCATTCTCGGCGGGAATCATCCTGTCCGCCGGTCTCCTGTCGATGCTGCGCGAGGCCGGCGAACTGCTGCCGGGCGGGCAGAGCCTGGTCTGGGCCGGCGCCGGCTTCCTGGCGCTCTACCTGCTGGAACGCATCACGATCATCCACTCCTGCCACGACGAGGAGTGCGAACGCGAGGCCGGCAGCCTGGTCCACGAAGGCGACCATCCGCGGGCCACCCAGGCCGGCGTCGCCCTCTGGGGCATCGGCTTCCACGGCATGATCGACGGCTTCGCGCTCGCGGTGTCCACCGAATCCCACAACGTGGCGCTCACCCTCATCGTGGCCGTCGGCGTGCTCCTGCACTCGTTTCCGACCGGGATGTCGCTCGCCGCGCTGATGCTCTACGGCGGCATCGAACGGCGGGCCGCCTGGCGCATCCTGGTGGCCATCGCGTCGATGGCGATCGTGGGAGCCGGGATCGGGCTGCAGATCCAGAACCCCGCCCTGGCGTCGCTGGTCGGCGGGGGGGTGTTCGCGCCCGAGAGCGGCCTGCTGGGCGCCGCCCTGGCCTTCTCGGCCGGAAACTTCATCTACATCGCCACGGGCGACCTCCTGCCCGAGGCGCACCGCAACCGCAGCGACTACGGCGTCCCGTTCTCGGTGGTGGCGGGCTTTGCGGTCAACTACGTAGCCTTCCTGCTGGTGGCCCACTGA